One segment of Bacteroides caecimuris DNA contains the following:
- a CDS encoding patatin-like phospholipase family protein, with product MRKILLVLITLWLIIPAIHAQKVGLVLSGGGAKGMTHIGIIRALEENNIPIDYIAGTSMGAIVGSLYAMGYSPDDMVELLKSEDFKRWYSGEVEEKYVYHFKKNLPTPEFFNIRFSFKDSLKNFKPQFLPTSVVNPIQMNLVFVDLYARATAACKGDFDKLLVPFRCIASDVYNKKQLVMKEGDLGDAVRASMSFPFMFKPIEIDNVLAYDGGIYNNFPTDVMRDDFHPDVIIGSVVSTNPTKPKENDLMSQIENMVMQKTDYSIPDSMGILMTFKYDNVNLMDFQRIDELHDIGYNRTISMMDSIKSRIHRRVNLDNIRLRRMVYRSNFPELRFKNIIIDGANPQQQVYIKREFHKSDNKEFTYEDLKQGYFRLLSDKMISEIIPHAIYNPEDDTYDLHLKVKLENKFAVRLGGNISTSNSNQIYLGLSYQDLNYYAKEFILDGQLGKVYNNVQFMAKIDFATAIPTSYRLIGSISTFDYFKKNKLFSRNNTPAFNQKDERFLKLQVGLPFLSSKRAEFGVGIAKIEDKYFQKSVIDFGNDKFDKSRYDLFGGSISFNGSTLNSKQYPTRGYREALVAQIFVGKERFYPDEGSITTNNNKNHHSWLQLSYMKEKYHNMSEHWVLGWYLKALYASKNFSENYTATMMQAGEFSPTLHSKLTYNEAFRANQFIGVGIRPIYRLNQMFHLRGEFYGFMPIYPIEKNSLNKAYYGKAFSKFEYLGEISVVCQLPFGDISAYVNHYSSPKREWNVGLSIGWQLFNYRFIE from the coding sequence ATGAGAAAGATTCTTTTAGTGTTAATTACTTTATGGCTGATTATTCCGGCTATCCATGCCCAAAAAGTAGGACTTGTATTAAGCGGTGGTGGCGCCAAAGGGATGACGCACATTGGTATCATTCGCGCTTTGGAGGAAAACAACATTCCTATTGATTACATTGCAGGCACTTCCATGGGAGCCATTGTCGGTTCTTTATATGCCATGGGATACTCTCCTGACGACATGGTAGAACTTCTCAAGTCGGAAGATTTTAAACGATGGTATTCCGGAGAAGTAGAAGAGAAATATGTATATCATTTCAAAAAGAATCTTCCCACTCCCGAATTTTTCAATATTCGTTTTTCATTCAAAGACTCACTGAAAAATTTCAAACCTCAATTTCTGCCTACCAGTGTTGTCAATCCAATTCAGATGAATCTCGTTTTTGTAGACCTGTACGCACGTGCCACAGCTGCTTGTAAGGGAGATTTTGATAAACTTCTTGTTCCTTTCCGTTGCATTGCGTCCGATGTATACAACAAGAAACAATTAGTCATGAAGGAAGGAGATTTAGGAGATGCCGTCAGAGCTTCCATGAGTTTCCCGTTCATGTTTAAACCTATTGAAATAGACAATGTATTAGCCTATGACGGAGGTATTTATAATAACTTTCCTACAGATGTCATGAGAGATGATTTTCATCCGGATGTCATCATAGGAAGCGTCGTGTCAACCAATCCCACTAAACCCAAAGAAAATGATCTCATGAGTCAAATTGAGAATATGGTGATGCAGAAAACCGACTATTCCATTCCGGACTCCATGGGGATTTTAATGACGTTCAAATATGACAATGTTAATCTAATGGATTTTCAACGCATTGACGAATTACATGATATAGGATATAATCGAACCATCAGCATGATGGATTCAATCAAAAGTCGTATTCATCGGCGTGTAAATCTGGACAATATACGTTTAAGAAGAATGGTATACCGGAGTAATTTTCCGGAGCTACGCTTTAAAAATATCATCATCGACGGAGCTAATCCCCAACAACAAGTATATATTAAAAGAGAATTTCATAAATCAGATAACAAAGAATTCACTTATGAGGATTTAAAACAAGGCTATTTCCGATTGTTATCTGATAAAATGATTTCCGAAATTATACCGCATGCAATTTATAATCCGGAAGACGACACCTACGATCTACATTTAAAGGTGAAATTAGAAAATAAATTTGCGGTGCGGTTGGGAGGAAATATATCCACTTCCAACTCCAATCAGATCTATCTGGGGCTTAGCTATCAGGATTTAAACTACTATGCCAAAGAGTTTATCCTCGACGGACAACTCGGAAAAGTGTATAATAACGTGCAGTTTATGGCAAAAATTGACTTCGCCACTGCCATTCCTACCTCATACCGCCTTATAGGCTCAATCAGTACTTTTGACTATTTCAAGAAAAACAAACTTTTCTCACGAAATAACACCCCTGCCTTTAATCAGAAAGACGAACGTTTCTTAAAATTGCAGGTCGGATTACCCTTCCTTTCGAGCAAGCGAGCAGAGTTTGGGGTCGGAATTGCGAAAATAGAAGATAAATATTTTCAGAAAAGCGTCATTGACTTTGGAAATGACAAATTTGACAAAAGTCGCTATGATTTATTCGGTGGATCAATCAGTTTTAACGGAAGTACCCTAAATTCCAAACAATACCCCACACGTGGATACAGAGAAGCTCTTGTTGCCCAAATTTTCGTTGGAAAAGAACGATTCTACCCAGACGAAGGAAGTATCACCACCAACAATAATAAAAACCATCACTCATGGTTGCAATTATCATACATGAAAGAGAAATACCATAATATGAGTGAACATTGGGTTTTAGGATGGTACTTGAAGGCATTATATGCCTCTAAAAACTTTTCCGAGAACTATACGGCTACAATGATGCAGGCTGGAGAGTTTTCTCCCACGCTACATAGTAAATTGACCTACAACGAAGCCTTCCGGGCCAATCAATTTATAGGGGTCGGTATTCGACCTATTTACCGTTTAAACCAAATGTTTCATCTTCGGGGAGAATTTTATGGTTTTATGCCCATTTATCCAATCGAAAAAAACTCGTTGAATAAAGCATATTATGGAAAAGCTTTCTCCAAGTTTGAATATTTAGGAGAAATTTCTGTTGTATGCCAATTACCTTTTGGAGACATCTCTGCTTATGTAAATCATTATAGCTCACCGAAAAGAGAGTGGAATGTCGGACTAAGTATAGGTTGGCAACTATTCAATTATCGGTTCATAGAATAA